The following proteins come from a genomic window of Taeniopygia guttata chromosome 25, bTaeGut7.mat, whole genome shotgun sequence:
- the ARNT gene encoding aryl hydrocarbon receptor nuclear translocator isoform X5, with protein sequence MAATAASAEMASDVSSLGAAVGSGNSGSGAQAGGAVAQRPSKRRPGLDFDDDGEGNSKFLRCDDDPMPNDKERFARSDDEQSSADKERLARENHSEIERRRRNKMTAYITELSDMVPTCSALARKPDKLTILRMAVSHMKSLRGTGNTSTDGTYKPSFLTDQELKHLILEAADGFLFIVSCETGRVVYVSDSVTPVLNQPQSEWFSSTLYEQVHPDDVGKLREQLSTSENALTGRILDLKTGTVKKEGQQSMRMCMGSRRSFICRMRCGNSSVDPVAVNRLSFMRNRCRNGLGAAKDGEPHYVVVHCTGYIKAWPPAGVSLPDDDPDAGQGSKFCLVAIGRLQVTSSPNCTDMNNVCQPTEFISRHNTEGIFTFIDHRCVATVGYQPQELLGKDIVDFCHPEDQQLLRDSFQQVVKLKGQVLSVMFRFRSKNREWLWMRTSSFTFQNPYSDEIEYIICTNTNVKNSSQESRPALANSMPRPQLGQSVSLPLDMGTAPLPSRQQQPPQAELEVGPGRESLAGYEHSQVPVQPVSAAGPEHSKPLEKAESLFSQERDPRFGEIFPGISTDESKAIPASTMPANPPLFAQGNTFTAARPAENFRSSSMVPPVNIIQQQPSPAGRILSQISRHSAPAQVSGTTWAPGTRPVFTPQQVASQTVKTRPPSFSMGTFQGTPSSFSSMTAPGSTASPTTAPYPALASRSTGFTATEAAQTPAPFQPRAADAVGMWPQWQGQHHGPGSGEQHVQQPQPSQPEVFPDMLTMLGDQGPNYNNEEFPELNIFPSFSE encoded by the exons cccaggctggaggagccGTTGCTCAGCGGCCCAGCAAGAGACGGCCGGG gctGGATTTTGATGACGATGGAGAAGGGAACAGTAAATTCCTCAG ATGTGATGATGACCCGATGCCAAACGATAAAGAGAGATTTGCCAG gtctGATGATGAGCAGAGTTCAGCGGATAAGGAGAGACTTGCCAG GGAGAACCACAGCGAGATCGAGCGCAGGAGGAGGAACAAGATGACCGCCTACATCACGGAGCTGTCGGACATGGTGCCCACGTGCAGCGCCCTGGCCCGCAAGCCAGACAAGCTGACCATCCTGCGCATGGCCGTGTCCCACATGAAGTCCCTGCGTGGTACTGGCAACACCTCCACGGATGGCACCTATAAACCCTCCTTTCTCACCGACCAG GAGCTCAAACACCTGATCCTGGAGGCAGCTGATGGCTTCCTGTTCATCGTGTCCTGCGAGACGGGGCGCGTGGTCTACGTGTCGGACTCGGTGACGCCGGTGCTGAACCAGCCGCAGTCCGAGTGGTTCAGCAGCACCTTGTACGAGCAGGTGCACCCCGACGACGTGGGCAAGCTGCGGGAGCAGCTCTCCACCTCCGAGAACGCCCTCACAG gTCGTATCCTCGATTTGAAGACTGGGACTGTGAAGAAGGAAGGGCAGCAGTCCATGAGGATGTGCATGGGCTCCCGGAGATCTTTCATCTGCCGAATGAG GTGTGGCAACAGCTCTGTGGATCCAGTCGCTGTCAATCGTCTCAGCTTCATGAGGAATCGCTGCAG GAATGGTTTAGGTGCAGCCAAGGATGGAGAACCTCACTACGTCGTTGTGCACTGCACGGGCTACATCAAAGCCTGGCCCCCAGCAG gTGTTTCTCTGCCTGACGATGACCCCGACGCTGGCCAGGGCAGCAAGTTCTGCCTCGTGGCCATTGGCAGGCTCCAG GTGACCAGCTCCCCCAACTGCACGGACATGAACAATGTCTGCCAGCCCACAGAATTCATCTCCCGACACAACACCGAAGGAATTTTCACCTTCATCGACCACCGGTGCGTGGCCACCGTGGGTTACCAGCCCCAG GAACTTTTGGGGAAAGACATTGTGGATTTCTGCCATCCAGAAGACCAACAGCTTTTACGGGACAGTTTTCAACAG GTGGTGAAGTTAAAAGGCCAGGTCCTGTCAGTCATGTTCCGCTTCCGATCCAAAAACCGGGAATGGCTGTGGATGAGAACCAGCTCGTTCACCTTCCAGAACCCCTACTCGGATGAGATCGAGTACATCATCTGCACCAACACCAACGTCAA GAACTCGAGCCAGGAGTCCCGGCCTGCACTGGCAAACTCCATGCCAAGGCctcagctggggcagagtgTCAGCCTTCCCCTGGACATGGGCACGGCCCCACTGCCCTCCAG gcagcagcagccaccccaggcagagctggaagtgGGCCCAGGAAGGGAGAGCTTGGCTGGGTATGAGCACTCACAG GTGCCCGTCCAGCCCGTGAGCGCTGCTGGCCCTGAGCACAGCAAGCCCCTGGAGAAGGCTGAGAGCCTGTTCAGCCAGGAGCGGGACCCACGCTTCGGGGAGATCTTCCCTGGCATCAGCACAG ATGAGAGCAAAGCCATCCCTGCCAGCACCATGCCAGCCAACCCACCCCTCTTCGCCCAGGGAAACACCTTCACTGCTGCACGGCCCGCTGAGAACTTCAG gagcagcagcatggTCCCTCCAGTGAACATcatccagcagcagccctcGCCCGCTGGCCGGATCTTGTCCCAGATTTCCCGGCACTCCGCCCCAGCTCAGGTCAGCGGGACCACCTGGGCTCCAGGGACACGGCCGGTGTTCACACCCCAG CAAGTGGCATCCCAGACAGTGAAGACTCGACCACCTTCCTTCAGCATGGGGACATTCCAGGGCACGCCGTCCTCCTTCAGCTCCATGACAGCGCCGGGATCGACGGCTTCTCCCACCACGGCGCCGTACCCAGCCCTGGCCAGCCGCAGCACAGGCTTCA CAGCCACAGAGGCAGCGCAGACCCCGGCCCCGTtccagccccgcgccgccgaCGCCGTGGGAATGTGGCCACAGTGGCAAGGGCAGCACCACGGCCCAGGATCTGGGGAGCAGCAcgtgcagcagccccagcccagccagcctgAGGTCTTCCCA GACATGCTGACCATGTTGGGGGACCAGGGGCCCAACTACAACAATGAAGAATTCCCAGAGTTGAATATATTCCCTTCTTTTTCCGAATAA
- the ARNT gene encoding aryl hydrocarbon receptor nuclear translocator isoform X2, with the protein MAATAASAEMASDVSSLGAAVGSGNSGSGAQAGGAVAQRPSKRRPGLDFDDDGEGNSKFLRCDDDPMPNDKERFARSDDEQSSADKERLARENHSEIERRRRNKMTAYITELSDMVPTCSALARKPDKLTILRMAVSHMKSLRGTGNTSTDGTYKPSFLTDQELKHLILEAADGFLFIVSCETGRVVYVSDSVTPVLNQPQSEWFSSTLYEQVHPDDVGKLREQLSTSENALTEGTKPWCLSTKDAAAPPENASKGRILDLKTGTVKKEGQQSMRMCMGSRRSFICRMRCGNSSVDPVAVNRLSFMRNRCRNGLGAAKDGEPHYVVVHCTGYIKAWPPAGVSLPDDDPDAGQGSKFCLVAIGRLQVTSSPNCTDMNNVCQPTEFISRHNTEGIFTFIDHRCVATVGYQPQELLGKDIVDFCHPEDQQLLRDSFQQVVKLKGQVLSVMFRFRSKNREWLWMRTSSFTFQNPYSDEIEYIICTNTNVKNSSQESRPALANSMPRPQLGQSVSLPLDMGTAPLPSRQQQPPQAELEVGPGRESLAGYEHSQVPVQPVSAAGPEHSKPLEKAESLFSQERDPRFGEIFPGISTDESKAIPASTMPANPPLFAQGNTFTAARPAENFRSSSMVPPVNIIQQQPSPAGRILSQISRHSAPAQVSGTTWAPGTRPVFTPQQVASQTVKTRPPSFSMGTFQGTPSSFSSMTAPGSTASPTTAPYPALASRSTGFTTEAAQTPAPFQPRAADAVGMWPQWQGQHHGPGSGEQHVQQPQPSQPEVFPDMLTMLGDQGPNYNNEEFPELNIFPSFSE; encoded by the exons cccaggctggaggagccGTTGCTCAGCGGCCCAGCAAGAGACGGCCGGG gctGGATTTTGATGACGATGGAGAAGGGAACAGTAAATTCCTCAG ATGTGATGATGACCCGATGCCAAACGATAAAGAGAGATTTGCCAG gtctGATGATGAGCAGAGTTCAGCGGATAAGGAGAGACTTGCCAG GGAGAACCACAGCGAGATCGAGCGCAGGAGGAGGAACAAGATGACCGCCTACATCACGGAGCTGTCGGACATGGTGCCCACGTGCAGCGCCCTGGCCCGCAAGCCAGACAAGCTGACCATCCTGCGCATGGCCGTGTCCCACATGAAGTCCCTGCGTGGTACTGGCAACACCTCCACGGATGGCACCTATAAACCCTCCTTTCTCACCGACCAG GAGCTCAAACACCTGATCCTGGAGGCAGCTGATGGCTTCCTGTTCATCGTGTCCTGCGAGACGGGGCGCGTGGTCTACGTGTCGGACTCGGTGACGCCGGTGCTGAACCAGCCGCAGTCCGAGTGGTTCAGCAGCACCTTGTACGAGCAGGTGCACCCCGACGACGTGGGCAAGCTGCGGGAGCAGCTCTCCACCTCCGAGAACGCCCTCACAG AGGGAACCAAGCCCTGGTGCCTTTCTACCAAGGATGCTGCAGCCCCCCCCGAGAATGCATCTAAAG gTCGTATCCTCGATTTGAAGACTGGGACTGTGAAGAAGGAAGGGCAGCAGTCCATGAGGATGTGCATGGGCTCCCGGAGATCTTTCATCTGCCGAATGAG GTGTGGCAACAGCTCTGTGGATCCAGTCGCTGTCAATCGTCTCAGCTTCATGAGGAATCGCTGCAG GAATGGTTTAGGTGCAGCCAAGGATGGAGAACCTCACTACGTCGTTGTGCACTGCACGGGCTACATCAAAGCCTGGCCCCCAGCAG gTGTTTCTCTGCCTGACGATGACCCCGACGCTGGCCAGGGCAGCAAGTTCTGCCTCGTGGCCATTGGCAGGCTCCAG GTGACCAGCTCCCCCAACTGCACGGACATGAACAATGTCTGCCAGCCCACAGAATTCATCTCCCGACACAACACCGAAGGAATTTTCACCTTCATCGACCACCGGTGCGTGGCCACCGTGGGTTACCAGCCCCAG GAACTTTTGGGGAAAGACATTGTGGATTTCTGCCATCCAGAAGACCAACAGCTTTTACGGGACAGTTTTCAACAG GTGGTGAAGTTAAAAGGCCAGGTCCTGTCAGTCATGTTCCGCTTCCGATCCAAAAACCGGGAATGGCTGTGGATGAGAACCAGCTCGTTCACCTTCCAGAACCCCTACTCGGATGAGATCGAGTACATCATCTGCACCAACACCAACGTCAA GAACTCGAGCCAGGAGTCCCGGCCTGCACTGGCAAACTCCATGCCAAGGCctcagctggggcagagtgTCAGCCTTCCCCTGGACATGGGCACGGCCCCACTGCCCTCCAG gcagcagcagccaccccaggcagagctggaagtgGGCCCAGGAAGGGAGAGCTTGGCTGGGTATGAGCACTCACAG GTGCCCGTCCAGCCCGTGAGCGCTGCTGGCCCTGAGCACAGCAAGCCCCTGGAGAAGGCTGAGAGCCTGTTCAGCCAGGAGCGGGACCCACGCTTCGGGGAGATCTTCCCTGGCATCAGCACAG ATGAGAGCAAAGCCATCCCTGCCAGCACCATGCCAGCCAACCCACCCCTCTTCGCCCAGGGAAACACCTTCACTGCTGCACGGCCCGCTGAGAACTTCAG gagcagcagcatggTCCCTCCAGTGAACATcatccagcagcagccctcGCCCGCTGGCCGGATCTTGTCCCAGATTTCCCGGCACTCCGCCCCAGCTCAGGTCAGCGGGACCACCTGGGCTCCAGGGACACGGCCGGTGTTCACACCCCAG CAAGTGGCATCCCAGACAGTGAAGACTCGACCACCTTCCTTCAGCATGGGGACATTCCAGGGCACGCCGTCCTCCTTCAGCTCCATGACAGCGCCGGGATCGACGGCTTCTCCCACCACGGCGCCGTACCCAGCCCTGGCCAGCCGCAGCACAGGCTTCA CCACAGAGGCAGCGCAGACCCCGGCCCCGTtccagccccgcgccgccgaCGCCGTGGGAATGTGGCCACAGTGGCAAGGGCAGCACCACGGCCCAGGATCTGGGGAGCAGCAcgtgcagcagccccagcccagccagcctgAGGTCTTCCCA GACATGCTGACCATGTTGGGGGACCAGGGGCCCAACTACAACAATGAAGAATTCCCAGAGTTGAATATATTCCCTTCTTTTTCCGAATAA